A section of the Triticum dicoccoides isolate Atlit2015 ecotype Zavitan chromosome 7A, WEW_v2.0, whole genome shotgun sequence genome encodes:
- the LOC119328487 gene encoding late histone H2A.2.2-like, whose amino-acid sequence MAAVSSPSPADLRRKEEEEEVKRRIRCALWNIGTSWPLKAGIKFPISRVGRYLRQGRYARRVAALAPVFLAAVLEYLVAEVLEMAGNAAKDNKKKLITPRHLLLAIRNDNEFSRLLAGVTIAQAGVVPYINPVLLPKNNKTAHKAGKFKSSKTPS is encoded by the exons ATGGCTGCAGTTAGTTCCCCGTCGCCGGCCGACctgagaagaaaagaagaagaagaagaagtaaagAGGAGGATACGATGCGCGCTGTGGAACATAGGCACGTCGTGGCCCCTCAAGGCCGGGATCAAGTTCCCGATCAGCCGCGTCGGCCGGTACCTCAGGCAGGGCCGCTATGCGCGTCGCGTCGCGGCGCTGGCCCCCGTTTTCCTCGCCGCCGTCCTCGAGTACCTCGTCGCCGAG GTCCTGGAGATGGCCGGCAACGCGGCCAAGGACAACAAGAAGAAGCTCATCACCCCTCGCCACCTGCTTCTGGCCATCCGCAACGACAACGAGTTCAGCAGGCTGCTCGCCGGCGTCACCATCGCCCAGGCCGGCGTCGTACCCTACATCAACCCGGTGCTGCTCCCCAAGAACAACAAGACCGCCCACAAGGCCGGCAAGTTCAAGTCCTCCAAGACTCCAAGTTAA